Part of the Brassica oleracea var. oleracea cultivar TO1000 chromosome C8, BOL, whole genome shotgun sequence genome is shown below.
GAATCTTTGTGTTGAGAAGGTATAATGTTACCCTCGGCTTCGGCTGAATCAGGGGGCAAAGCAACCTCCAAGCTTTTTGCACGAGAGCTTGATCTTCCTCTTCTTTTTGACTTCTTCTTTTTGATTTCTTATTTTTGCTTGGCTTCTCCTGAGTCTCAAGCTAAGCTGATTGATTCACCTCACTTATTTCTTCAGTTTCCACCTTATCTGAGTTTAGACTTATCTTTGTAGAAGTAGATACCATACGGACCTGATTAGAGGTCTCTTGAACATAAGCCTTCTTCCTTTTGATCAAAGGTTTAAGGCAACGATTCAGTGGATGCCCATACTTTCCGCAGTTTAAACACTTAGGCGGAAGACTTGGATAATCTACTTTGATTCTAACAGAATTTCCTTGAATATCCCTCACCTCAACAAGCTTCGGAGGATCATTATCCAAGGTTATTTCGATCTTGACCTTAGTTTCACCAAAATGATAAGGATCTAGTCTAGCCTTCTCAGTGTGGAGGGGCTCACCAATCACACTAGCCACCACACTAATCCCGTCAAGAGAATACATCTGCGGAGGTACGCTCTTTAAAACAGCCCAGGTAGGGGCCGTTCTGAGTTATTGTTCTTGCAAATTCCTTTCTGCTGACCACTGATAAACCGAGAAGGCACGATGATCCACTTTCCAATACCCCACCTGTAGCACCCACTCCCTAGTTTGCACTGAGGGAATGTAGATGAGGCAACTAGTATTAGTCAAAGTGCGAACAGTGATGTTGCCAAATTTTCCCCACACTGGGTTCAAATCAGCGATGATTTTTGTCGGGCGAGGTCTACGGCTGTGGAAATGAGCCACTAAATGGTCTTTCCACATCTCCGACGCTTGGAGTAAGCCAGCCGGAGGAGCTTGCACCACCGGAGTTCCATCTTCGAGGTAAGTCGGAGCTGAAATATTTCTGAGGTTTCTGAGAGACGCTTTGAATCTTTCGGCGTACGTTGGAGCAGAGGAAGTTGGAACCACTGTCGGAGTTGAAAGAATCTGGAGCTTGACTTAAATTTGAGAGTCGATAGCTCGGACTTCCTTTTCCGAAAAAGGCAGAAGAGTGTGAATCGAAAGAGACAAAGGAACGTGAATCGACTCATTAGACGCGGGGGTAGCCATTTGTTAGTAAGAAGGAAGGAGGGAGAAGGTTCTCGTCCTTAGGGGAGAGGCCCGGTGACGGCAGCGACGAAGGATAATCCTAATTGCACGTAATGTCGCAGAAAGAGCAACTTGTTTTTTTCCATTATTTCATATATTTTTGACCTTTTTTCTCAATGTTATTTAGTTTTTATTGTTGAAAAATATGTATGTCTTTCCATTAAATGTAAATATTTATCAAGCAATAGATGGAAACAAATTGTCTGATTTTGAATAACTGTTGATGCTTATTATATGCTAAGTACTACTTGTGTTGTACATTGAATATTTTTTGTAGGACTGCTCTCAATCAGCCACCAAACGTATAACTTTCTTTTTAAAATACTTTCTTATCTATAAATATATTGACCAGAATTGACACTTTTTATGGCTTTATGCGCTAGTTCCTATCCATCAACAAACGTAGTCCAACCATAAAATCATATTAAAAACTTAGTCAACTTCGAATTAATTAAAGAAAATACAAAATATATTAATCATGGTCATCTATAATACTGAAACATACCATCACACCCAACTCGAATGCACCTAAACTTATTTTTGTATAATTAAAGGAAAATAATTGACAAGATATTTTCAAAATTTTAACAACTTCCAATTTTCATGACATCATTACGTGTAACCAATACGCCTGTTCGGGAACGCGCAAGGCGCTAGTCGGGCGGTCGGATTGGGCCTAGCGCCTAAAGAGAAAATCAAGGATTAATCAGCTGGTGGAATTTTTAGATGGTTTACTATGTTATAAAACATGTTAATCTTTAATTGTGTATAACATTAATACATTTTCATGTTTAAGATTGTATAGAATACACAAATAGATATATAAACTTAATATAGTAATTTTTATCAAAATTATGAATATAAATGATATTTATAAAATTTTAGATCAAATAAAAAATAAAAATATTATTAAAAAAAAATAAAAAAAAATAAAAAATAAAAAAAATAAAAAATAAAAAATAAAAAATAGATTAGGCGGCTAGGCGGTCATTTAGGCGGTCTAGGCGGAAAAAATCGGATATCCGATTTTTAAACCGATTTGGCATAAATCGGGGCGGAAGAGTGACGCGTAGCGCCTAGGCGGCCGATTTTTAAAACAGGGCCAATACGTAACTCATTCTTCGTTGTCTCGCTCAAAGCCTCAAACCCATGTTCCATTTCTTACGGTTCATTAAACCCGCGTGCGAGTTTTTTTTTTTTTTTTTGCTTAAATTTGGTTACTCGCGTGTGAGTTTTGTAAGTAGAGATTTTTTTCTTTTTTTTGGTAAAAATTTGAAACTAGAGATATATCAAAATTTATATATTTATCGAGCACTTTCATTAATATAAAGGTTAAGTTTCGATACAGTTAAGTTACAAAAAAAAAAAAAAAAAAAAGTTTCGATACAGGTTAAGTGTTTAACTAGAGTTTTAAAATCAAAAAGTGACTCAATCTGACCATACCAAACCCCTTGGATCTCCACGTCTTTTGGTACCTTAGCACCCAAGTTAGTATTGGGCGGTTAAAGACTCTCGAACACTTCGATCACTTCCCCTGTCTCCGGTTTGCTCTTTGTGATCTTCAAGTGACCTCTCTTCCACAGAAGCGGCCGTGTTCTTGACGTTCTCCTTCGACAGAACTTCCTCGTCACCTCTGCCTCCGCCAAGCAAAGCAACTGTATTACCGTACCCAGTGGATCCACCACGACCCTTAGGGTACGAAGGAACAAAGAACTTGCCACTGTCGTTGTTGGGTTTGCCTGAAGCCTCGAGCTGTTTCACTGTGAAGAGAACGGCACGCGTTGCCCTCACAGAAGCTGTAATGTGACTGCTGCTTAACCGATCTCATCTTCTTCCTTGAGGATCACGCTTCCATCAGAACCAACCTGTTAAATGAACATTTCAATTTGACCAGTCTGTTTATTGCGGGAGAAGCAGCAACACCAAAAATTGAAACTTTTTGAGTGACTGAAGACGAACCTCGAATGGTCCTTCGATCTCGTCATCGAGTGTGTAAGTGAGGCAGGTCATGAGCTTGGTGTTTTTAAAATCCGGTGGGATGTTCATACTGACGCTACCTGCCCTGACGCGGTGAAGAAAGTAGGCTGAGAGCAAAATTTCTTGCCGGTATACTTACCAGATTTAAACGAAAATGTATGAAGAGACACTGTAAATAGTCAGACACTGATTCGCGGTACCAGTAGTCCCCTTGACCTCCATGTAGGTATTGCTCTTTATCTCGTCGTACGTTAGCCTCTTTGGTGGCCCCTCCGCACTTGCTACCTTTATTTCCCGAAATATATATTTAAAAACCTAGGTTTAATCTTCATAAAGAATAAACAACTAAATCTACAGGTATTGTAAGTTTGCATGTTGCAACTGATAAATGGATTTATCTATATATCTATGAATTCAATCCTCAGAAGTAAGATAAGATGAAACACCTCATCCAACAAAAACAAAGGTCTTTTGGTAAAGTGGGTGTGTTTAGTGACAATCTGACAAGTCTCGGATGTCTGAGCGAGTGATGATCAGAGGAGATAGTTTATTTTGTTTAAGATCAGTTGGACGAAGTTCGAATTTTTCACAGGACTATTCAAGGATTAAATATTGTTTGGTCGCGAGATAATAAAGCCTGAGGTGGATATATGCATACTTTTTCAATCTAAAACTAGCGAAAATCAATGTTTTCTCCGGAAGCTATTGGAACCTGCTTCCTATTCAAAGCTTTGTTAGTCAAGGTGTTCTGTTTGACTAAATGTCCAACTTTTTTCTATGACCACTTCCTCAATAATCCGAACATTTATATGCTTATCATTAAATTAGTATCCCTACTACTACCAATTTAATATTTAGACACCATATCAGTTTTTTTCTTCCAGTTTACAATTATCTGATCAAGCTTCGAAACTAAACATCCATTATCGCGTACGATTAGAGCAAAAAAAGAACTTGAAACGAAAAAATCTGCAGTTAGGTAACATTCAATACATGGTGTACATAATTCAACCAATGTAACGTTTTGAATAATACTCGACAATTTTTATAACTAAACAATTGTAATTATCGATTGGATAAATAAACAGAAAATTTAAGAAGCAAAAAGAAAGGGCACTCAGAATGAGTAGGAGGTATTGATTCATCATGAATCAGATGACAATAAACAATCCTCATCATGCCCTTTCTTTTATTCTTCCTTTTAAAAGATGACGCACAAAAAATTTCAAAAACATTCAGCAGAAACTAATTAAGAAAAAAACTGACAAAGGATTCCTCTCAGACAAATGCCTCGTTTGTCCCCACGATTTAAAGAATGGATTAATCGGACTCGTCATCTATGTTTGTTCATCACTGAGAAACATCTTTCCTTCGTTTGCAAATCAAACACAAGAAAATAAATCAAATCAAGACTAAATAGATATGAAATCGAAATCAAAAGACGATGATATATTGGGATTATACAAAAAAAAAAAAAAAATTGAAAAGGATTTCTCTCAGACAAATGCCTCGTTTGTCCCCATGATTTATAGAATGGATTGATCGGACTCGTCATCTATGATTTGTTCATCACCGAGAAACCCTTTCCCTCGTTCCACACGAGAACAAAACAAATTCGGAACGAAAGAGATATGAAAAAGAAACTAAAACCATTAACAAAAACGATGCTAAACAGACATGTGAACTAAGCAGAGTCTATGAATGAGCTACGATATCGGAGAAGACAATATGTTTATAACCGGCGGAGAGTAAAGTATTTATATTGAAGCCAAACTAGGGTTAAGGTTTTTGGGACCGTCCCTACATAAACAACACGAAGTTTAGTTTTTAAAATAGCAACAGCGCGTAGTTCTATTGCTTTCGTGAATATTGACTCCGCATGTGCGTCTGCGAAACGGTGGAAGGCATTTGTGTTCTGAACAAAACGACACGAAATCTAAATTACTGAGATCTGAACAGCCTGCAGTTTTTGTTTTTGTGCACAAACAGCGTGCAGTTTATTTATCCTTTTGCTATATCCGAACGACAAACATTCCATACGAAACAGAATCCATTACAAGCAATTTTTACACATAGAAGTTCGTCTTATTACAACAGAGACAAACAAACAGTTGGAAAAATAATGTGATTCTTTTTTTTTTTATGTAGAACATTGATTGAGCTTCACGCACTAAGTATTTGGGTATGTAACAGAAGCAAGAACAAAGGAACACCAAAGATGTCCGAGGTTCTTGCTATCGATTGAAAGTTTATTGGACACAACTTGGAGATGGGAAGTTGAATGGTGGTGATTATGAGACACGGATGATTAGAGCCCAAACAGGGTAGACAAGAAGAAGGATGATCCCCAAAGTGTTTGAAACTCCACGGGGCTGCGTGAACGAGTTCCTGAATCCACCTGACACTCGAATATGTTCTTGAAGAAGGTAACAACCAATGAAAAGGCTGATGACAGAGCCAATCCAGCCTCCGCGTATATGGTGACCAAGGAAGTGTGGAGAAACTACCAGCAGAAGGATCAGAGAGCCAGGCATCTCAAGCCAATCTAGTCCCACAAAAAAAAAAAAAAAAAAAGGGGGAGACATTTTTAGAATTACCGGGAATGACTTAAATGCAAAAAAAAAAACAAAAAAAAAAAAAAGACATCTACCCCAAACTGGTTGAAACAACAATACAAACATGAAAACGATAAGAGATGATCATGACCTGGGAAATGCTTAGGGAAGAAAAGTCTGAGTACAACTGCAACGAAAGCTATCCATTTCCCAACGTCTCCACTGATACCAGAAAGGGAAAGTTTCACTTTAACCAATGCTATTTATAGACTGGAGTGTAAGAATAAGTTGTGAGATTGTGTTACCTGAGGAAATTAAAAATGACACCAGGAAGGGTGAGGAAGATGTATGTATTAGATAAGATAACTATATGTGATTAGTTATCATATGATTCTCCTATATTCTTGTAAAGATACAGAGCATATTCTGATATCTCTCAACTGCTTTGTATTATATATTGTGAAGAGTAATACACGTAGAATTCAAGGGAAACTTACTTGCTTTCATGGTATCAGAGGGTTCTAGCGATCCAGAACCTTAATCTCTGCGCCTCTCTCTCTCTTATTCTTTTCTTCTTCCGCTATTTTTAAAAACATCTTGGAATCACCTCTGCCTGGTCCTCCACAGGTCATTCCTCGGATTCCACAAGATGCGCCAACGCTCCCTGCTCCAGCAGTGGTAGCGGCTCCTAGGCATCCCATGTCTACTCGCTCCAAACATGGCATATCCAAACCAAAACAGATTTTTTCTCTTCTTGCCAAACCTTTCTCACCACTTCCAAAAAGCCATATTCAAGCATTGAGTGATCCTAATTGGAATCCATCTATGACTGTTGAGTACGATGCTATAGTTAAAAGCGAGACTTTTGATCTTGTGCCTAGACCGCCTAACGTTAACATTGTGCGCTCTATGTGGTTGTACAAACATAAGTATGATGCAGATGGAAATTTCAAAGGCCACAAGTCACGACTGGTAGCCAATGGAAAGTCTCAAGAGCACGGCATTGACTACGATGAAACATTCAGTCCGGTAGTCAAACCAGCCACCATTCGAACGGTTCTCAATGTTGCTCTCGAGAATGATTGGCCAGTTCACCAACTTGATG
Proteins encoded:
- the LOC106309075 gene encoding LOW QUALITY PROTEIN: oxygen-evolving enhancer protein 1-2, chloroplastic (The sequence of the model RefSeq protein was modified relative to this genomic sequence to represent the inferred CDS: inserted 1 base in 1 codon; deleted 4 bases in 3 codons; substituted 3 bases at 3 genomic stop codons) encodes the protein MDVFKYIFREIKVASAEGPPKRLTYDEIKSNTYMEVKGTTGTANQCLTIYSVSHTFSFKSGKYTGKKFCSQPTFFTVRAGSVSMNIPPDFKNTKLMTCLTYTLDDEIEGPFEVGSDGSVILKEEDEIGXAAVTLQLLXGQRVPFXFTVKQLEASGKPNNDSGKFFVPSYPKGRGGSTGYGNTVALLGGGRGDEEVLSKENVKNTAASVEERSLKITKSKPETGEVIEVFESLXPPNTNLGAKVPKDVEIQGVWYGQIESLFDFKTLVKHLTCIETFFFFFFLVPTSSAPTYAERFKASLRNLRNISAPTYLEDGTPVVQAPPAGLLQASEMWKDHLVAHFHSRRPRPTKIIADLNPVWGKFGNITVRTLTNTSCLIYIPSVQTREWVLQVGYWKVDHRAFSVYQWSAERNLQEQ
- the LOC106307324 gene encoding cold-regulated 413 plasma membrane protein 2, with protein sequence MGRVDYLAMKTDVDKVALVNSDVEELKIAAKKLLTDVSKLGGLAFGVSFVKWIASFSAIYLLILDRTNWRTKMLTSLLIPYIFLTLPGVIFNFLSGDVGKWIAFVAVVLRLFFPKHFPDWLEMPGSLILLLVVSPHFLGHHIRGGWIGSVISLFIGCYLLQEHIRVSGGFRNSFTQPRGVSNTLGIILLLVYPVWALIIRVS